A stretch of Vicinamibacterales bacterium DNA encodes these proteins:
- a CDS encoding uroporphyrinogen decarboxylase family protein, with translation MTGTERFQALMTGRVPDRVPVVCNLLDQGARELGLKLEDYYARGEHVARGRLLSRQKYGYDTVVATFYAAMEAELLGCRNIVYAEEGPPNVGDLVIRTPDDIDKLQVPTDLRAHPRFREQAECIRILKRELNGEYPVVAVAVSSFSLPAILMGISGWLELLTCGTPASRKVLLEKCAQFCRLHITALREAGADLIIYTDSVATADVITRKQFQELALPAIQRDLDGLGTADVVYFNGGGRINPHLETLMGQTSLRAFYINPFDDVAEAKRILGGRALLVAAINDIRLIDWTVDGINTEVRRIMESGKADGGFLFGTLMMPFAIPDSNIHAMIEAAHRYGSYAG, from the coding sequence ATGACCGGCACGGAGCGCTTTCAGGCCTTGATGACGGGCAGAGTTCCGGATCGGGTTCCCGTCGTCTGCAACCTGCTCGATCAGGGCGCCCGCGAGCTGGGCCTGAAACTCGAAGACTACTACGCCCGAGGCGAGCATGTCGCACGGGGACGGCTGCTGTCCCGGCAGAAGTACGGTTACGACACCGTCGTCGCCACCTTCTACGCGGCCATGGAGGCCGAGTTGCTCGGCTGCAGGAACATCGTCTATGCCGAGGAAGGCCCGCCCAACGTCGGCGACCTCGTGATCCGCACGCCGGACGACATCGACAAACTGCAGGTGCCGACGGATCTTCGCGCTCATCCCCGCTTCCGGGAGCAGGCCGAGTGCATCCGGATCCTGAAGCGGGAACTGAACGGGGAGTACCCGGTTGTCGCAGTCGCGGTGAGCTCGTTCAGCCTGCCTGCCATCCTGATGGGGATTTCCGGATGGCTGGAACTGTTGACCTGCGGAACCCCGGCGTCGCGCAAGGTCCTTCTCGAAAAATGCGCCCAGTTCTGCCGCCTGCACATCACGGCCCTGCGGGAGGCCGGGGCCGACCTGATCATCTACACGGACTCGGTGGCGACCGCGGACGTCATCACGAGGAAGCAGTTCCAGGAACTGGCGCTCCCGGCGATCCAGCGCGATCTGGACGGGCTGGGCACGGCCGATGTCGTGTACTTCAACGGCGGCGGCCGGATCAACCCGCACCTCGAGACACTGATGGGCCAGACGAGCCTCCGGGCGTTCTACATCAACCCGTTCGACGATGTGGCGGAGGCCAAGCGGATACTGGGCGGACGGGCGTTGCTGGTGGCCGCCATCAACGACATCCGGTTGATCGATTGGACGGTGGACGGGATCAACACCGAGGTGCGGCGCATCATGGAGTCGGGTAAGGCGGACGGGGGATTCCTGTTCGGCACGCTGATGATGCCGTTCGCCATTCCCGATTCGAACATCCATGCGATGATCGAAGCAGCCCACCGGTACGGGTCCTATGCCGGATAG
- a CDS encoding cobalamin-dependent protein (Presence of a B(12) (cobalamin)-binding domain implies dependence on cobalamin itself, in one of its several forms, or in some unusual lineages, dependence on a cobalamin-like analog.), translated as MRADHATAYHDAVFDTDREQALAVVQRALDDGVTPEDVVFTIVIPSLEKMAGGLVTDSLVTLSQHFLSAKIAEEVTDALIPRFTVAPEIRGHVVIGTSFGDFHGLGKKILSGCLKAKMFQVTDIGLNAPPERFVDEALAQGAQVIAVSSMMVHTALGERGPRRVRALLRERELEGRIKIVVGGAPYRFHENLYRDVEADGWGATAIEGTNVIARLIRDGRLS; from the coding sequence ATGCGGGCCGACCACGCCACGGCTTATCACGACGCCGTCTTCGACACGGACCGCGAGCAGGCGCTGGCCGTCGTGCAGCGTGCTCTCGACGACGGGGTGACGCCTGAAGACGTCGTCTTCACCATCGTCATTCCCAGCCTGGAGAAGATGGCCGGCGGTTTGGTGACCGACTCGCTGGTCACGCTCTCCCAACATTTCCTCTCCGCCAAGATCGCCGAGGAAGTCACCGACGCGCTCATTCCCCGATTCACGGTGGCTCCGGAGATACGGGGCCACGTTGTCATCGGAACGAGCTTTGGCGATTTCCATGGTCTGGGGAAGAAGATCCTGAGCGGCTGTCTCAAGGCCAAGATGTTTCAGGTGACCGACATCGGCCTCAACGCCCCGCCGGAACGGTTCGTCGACGAAGCGCTGGCCCAGGGCGCGCAGGTGATTGCGGTCTCGTCGATGATGGTGCACACCGCGCTCGGCGAGCGCGGACCGCGCCGGGTGCGTGCGCTGCTGCGAGAGCGTGAACTCGAGGGCCGGATCAAGATCGTGGTCGGCGGAGCCCCGTACCGCTTCCACGAAAATCTCTACCGGGACGTCGAGGCCGACGGCTGGGGCGCAACGGCGATCGAGGGAACCAACGTCATCGCCCGGCTCATCCGGGATGGGCGCCTATCATGA
- a CDS encoding DUF1638 domain-containing protein, with protein sequence MLLIGCGILQKEIRHLIAKNGWKVTPYFLPSGLHTDFGKLRRALDGSLAAHAGRSRVVFYGACHPLMDRILADGHTVRTPGQNCVDICLGQEVFARELANGAFFLFEDWALHWDRIVGGRQGLPPAVMREIFRDAHTHLLAIRTPCSGDFSAEAEEISQRTSLDLRWMDTGLEHLERTLAATIRGAKGELP encoded by the coding sequence ATGCTGCTTATCGGCTGCGGCATCCTGCAGAAGGAGATCCGCCACCTGATCGCGAAGAACGGGTGGAAAGTGACGCCGTACTTCCTGCCGTCGGGGCTGCACACGGATTTCGGCAAGCTGCGGCGAGCCCTCGACGGCAGCCTCGCCGCGCACGCCGGCCGGAGCCGGGTGGTGTTCTACGGCGCATGTCACCCGCTGATGGACCGAATCCTGGCCGACGGGCACACCGTTCGCACGCCGGGGCAGAACTGCGTCGATATCTGCCTGGGCCAGGAGGTCTTCGCCCGCGAACTGGCCAACGGCGCGTTCTTCCTGTTCGAGGACTGGGCCCTGCACTGGGACCGCATCGTCGGCGGCCGGCAAGGCTTGCCTCCGGCCGTCATGCGCGAGATCTTCAGGGACGCTCACACCCATCTGCTGGCCATCCGCACCCCCTGCTCGGGCGACTTCTCGGCCGAGGCAGAAGAGATCAGCCAGCGCACCTCGCTCGATCTGCGCTGGATGGACACCGGCCTCGAGCACCTGGAGCGAACCCTCGCCGCCACGATTCGCGGAGCCAAGGGAGAACTGCCGTGA